A portion of the Candidatus Stygibacter australis genome contains these proteins:
- a CDS encoding FlgD immunoglobulin-like domain containing protein — translation GYTWNTNGPYLLLSDLDVTESGEFYGIFPNNSYSSGLWKSIDFGETWTVEFWDMYMTCVSWDGPGFLFTGWNVPNGNPQGFAMWHSDIGELEYMNEGLGCMQINNITWNPLINCLNRIACTDEGLYMITGYETDISPDHITPSNITAHNFPNPFNPETCISFTLPYSTDISLNIYNGRGEKVKKLFRGFLPSGENSLLWNGKSDQGDQLPSGIYHYKITAVQMEKYGKMILLK, via the coding sequence CTGGTTACACCTGGAATACAAATGGTCCATATCTTCTACTTAGCGATCTTGATGTTACTGAATCCGGTGAATTTTATGGTATTTTCCCCAATAATTCCTATTCTTCTGGTTTATGGAAATCAATTGATTTTGGCGAGACCTGGACTGTGGAATTCTGGGATATGTATATGACCTGTGTAAGCTGGGATGGACCAGGATTCTTATTTACTGGCTGGAATGTACCTAATGGCAATCCACAAGGGTTTGCAATGTGGCATTCTGATATCGGGGAACTGGAATACATGAATGAAGGGCTTGGCTGTATGCAGATCAATAATATTACCTGGAATCCCCTGATCAATTGTCTGAATAGAATTGCCTGCACTGATGAAGGACTTTATATGATCACAGGATATGAAACCGATATTTCTCCCGATCATATCACTCCTTCAAATATTACTGCACACAATTTCCCTAATCCCTTTAATCCGGAAACATGTATTTCTTTTACTCTTCCCTATTCAACTGATATTTCTCTGAACATTTATAATGGCAGAGGCGAAAAGGTAAAGAAACTCTTCCGTGGTTTCCTGCCCTCAGGAGAAAATTCACTGCTCTGGAACGGCAAAAGCGACCAGGGAGATCAGCTTCCAAGCGGCATCTATCATTATAAAATTACTGCAGTTCAAATGGAAAAATATGGGAAAATGATATTGCTAAAATAA